Proteins found in one Passer domesticus isolate bPasDom1 chromosome 16, bPasDom1.hap1, whole genome shotgun sequence genomic segment:
- the LOC135282193 gene encoding BPI fold-containing family B member 4-like, with protein MKDGDLHSAQAGNTHVKLVLGLMWVFPQVLCQDMPPFWCLIFLGGLLPPSQGFLNLLKPAQPSGGGQPGSSGLLGTGILGGKGLGAGLVGEGLGTGILGGEGLASGILGGEGLASGILGGEGLATGLLGGEGLGNGLLNNGLLGNGLLGNNSLLGETGLLGTGLLGKGGLLGNGSLLGLDGVLGAAGGLLGGGGPQKMTRYAWLKVLNLENARVSWKVLRGTELVLNLYSKLVLRFPGIFQFLSGSSVEANITSHIALTQDSPGDLKLVVKNCSNLLGGFSVSLRKGLLTNVVSSLVNKSLKSLVPALLCPIVNLWVSIININLQFLSRVISFGLLGKIYSALSKLPVTSGHYVELDLQNSPFPSTFIDWLLQTAGVNPRINP; from the exons ATGAAGGATGGAGACCTGcacagtgcccaggctggcaaTACCCACGTGAAACTGGTGCTTGGGCTGATGTGGGTCTTCCCACAGGTGCTGTGCCAGGACATGCCACCCTTCTGGTGTCTCATCTTTCTTGGGGGCCTCCTGCCCCCCTCCCAGGGCTTCCTCAACCTGCTGAAACCAGCACAACCCAGCGGTG GAGGACAGCCTGGCAGCAGTGGGCTGCTCGGCACAGGCATCCTTGGtgggaaaggccttggagcaggACTCGTTGGTGAAGGACTTGGCACAGGAATCCTTGGTGGAGAAGGACTTGCCTCAGGAATCCTTGGTGGAGAAGGCCTTGCCTCAGGGATCCTTGGTGGAGAAGGCCTTGCAACAGGCCTCCTTGGTGGGGAAGGACTTGGCAATGGTCTCCTCAACAATGGCCTCCTGGGCAATGGCCTCCTGGGCAATAACAGCCTTCTTGGAGAGACAGGTCTGCTTGGCACAGGGCTGCTTGGGAAAGGAGGTCTCCTGGGCAATGGAAGTCTTCTTGGACTTGATGGTGTTCTGGGTGCAGCAGGAGGACTGCTGGGTGGTGGCGGCCCCCAGAAGATGACACGCTACGCCTG GCTGAAGGTGCTGAACCTCGAGAACGCCCGAGTGTCTTGGAAGGTCCTTCGTGGGACTGAGCTTGTGCTGAACCTGTACTCGAAGCTGGTGCTCCGCTTTCCAGG gatttttcagTTTCTGAGTGGATCCTCAGTAGAAGCAAACATCACATCACACattgccctgacccaggacTCCCCCGGTGACCTCAAGCTGGTGGTTAAGAATTGCAGCAACCTCCTTGGCGGCTTCAGCGTCAGCCTGCGGAAAGG CCTCCTCACCAATGTGGTGAGCAGCTTGGTGAACAAGTCTCTTAAATCCCTTGTCCCTGCGCTG CTCTGCCCAATAGTGAACTTGTGGGTCAGCATCATCAACATTAATCTGCAATTCCTCAGCC gtGTCATCTCCTTCGGGCTTCTGGGGAAAATCTACTCTGCCCTCTCCAAACTGCCAGTGACATCTGGGCACTATGTGGAGCTGGATCTGCAG AATTCCCCATTCCCGAGCACCTTCATCGACTGGCTCCTTCAGA CTGCAGGTGTCAACCCCAGGATCAATCCGTAG
- the LOC135282088 gene encoding BPI fold-containing family B member 3-like isoform X1: MSVLWTVVLLNSLLIPSQGFIIPLSVARPDTNGFKDSAAKGVPQRASGGLLGGNLLGGLLGKHGVAGSLLGKEGAVSSLLGPDGPVGSLLGRNGPVGSLLGPDGPVGSLLGPDGPVGSLLGQNGPVGSLLGPDGPVGSLLGQNGPVGSLLGPDGPVGSLLGQNGPVGSLLGPDGPVGSLLGQNGPVGSLLGPDGPVGNLLGQDGLLGGLLGENGAVGGLLGGNGLLGGNGLLGGLLGQDGVVGGLLSQDGILGGLLGKDGVIDGLLGKDGLVDTLLDTVLELLIGKNGLLGKNGLVGRLLGRNGEELIGLRIVNNTLPKISLRSLPGFGHQVDFNTQLLVESSVPGQPLCQLVEVDATILVQDTWTPQQRALNCKTVDINVHVRPRVPVLEEPLNRLLSNVLQDLGCNIINARLKVLSSLLGSRNQVLPLGALGDLPSFSILSADAIQMDLNLLSESARDGTKTPGQGVPLTASLQLATGRPPRLSLPQDTLSALLEQAQGQAALNLTITSLTGSNSPLQGQAPQSSSLTVSALFPFIPQLSRALPGSLPLELRVRVSKEPVVTVRDGRATVTLKATIDVASPALQNPQGLLFSVDADIVLSITPSVSDGKLQTSLALDSINLTRLPASLDAPSASMLAEWLKKVLTAVYVPSVQDALRVSIPLPNVLNASLRNAEVDITDVDEFSGQNTLEKSCSRGTSMLFPF, translated from the exons ATGTCGGTGTTGTGGACTGTTGTCCTGCTCAACAGCCTGCTGATCCCTTCACAAGGATTTATAATCCCCTTATCGGTTGCCAGACCAGATACAAATG GTTTTAAAGATTCAGCAGCCAAAGGTGTTCCCCAGAGAGCTTCAGGTGGTCTCCTTGGTGGCAATCTGCTTGGTGGTCTCCTTGGCAAGCATGGAGTTGCTGGAAGTCTCCTGGGAAAAGAAGGCGCTGTCAGCAGTCTCCTTGGCCCAGATGGTCCCGTGGGCAGTCTTCTTGGCCGAAATGGTCCTGTAGGCAGTCTCCTTGGCCCAGATGGTCCTGTAGGCAGTCTCCTTGGCCCAGATGGTCCTGTAGGCAGTCTCCTTGGCCAAAATGGTCCCGTAGGCAGTCTCCTTGGCCCAGATGGTCCTGTAGGCAGTCTCCTTGGCCAAAATGGTCCTGTAGGCAGTCTCCTTGGCCCAGATGGTCCTGTAGGCAGTCTCCTTGGCCAAAATGGTCCCGTAGGCAGTCTCCTTGGCCCAGATGGTCCTGTAGGCAGTCTCCTTGGCCAAAATGGTCCTGTAGGCAGTCTTCTTGGCCCAGATGGTCCTGTAGGCAATCTCCTTGGCCAAGATGGTCTCCTTGGTGGCCTCCTTGGAGAAAATGGTGCTGTTGGAGGTCTCCTTGGTGGAAATGGTCTCCTTGGTGGAAATGGTCTCCTAGGTGGTCTCCTTGGCCAAGATGGTGTAGTTGGTGGTCTCCTTAGCCAAGATGGCATCCTCGGTGGTCTCCTTGGCAAAGATGGTGTTATTGATGGTCTCCTTGGCAAAGATGGCCTTGTTGACACTCTCCTTGACACGGTCCTTGAGCTTCTCATAGGAAAAAATGGTCTCCTTGGCAAAAACGGTCTCGTTGGCAGACTCCTTGGCAGAAATGGTGAAGAACTCATTGG ACTGAGAATTGTGAACAACACCCTGCCCAAAATCAGTCTGCGCTCCCTGCCGGGCTTTGGGCACCAGGTGGACTTCAACACACAGCTGCTGGTAGAGAGCAG CGTGCCGGgccagcccctctgccagctGGTGGAGGTAGATGCGACCATACTGGTGCAGGACACGTGGACACCTCAGCAGAGGGCTCTGAACTGCAAGACTGTTGACATAAACGTCCATGTGAG ACCCAGAGTGCCAGTTCTGGAAGAGCCTTTGAATCGCCTGCTCAGCAATGTCCTGCAGGATCTG ggctGCAACATCATCAACGCCAGGCTCAAGGTGTTGAGCTCCCTGCTCGGCTCCAGGAACC AGGTGCTCCCACTTGGGGCTCTGGGGGACCTGCCCTCCTTCTCCATCCTCAGTGCTGACGCCATCCAGATGGATCTGAAT ctcctctctgaGAGTGCCAGGGATGGCACGAAGACCCCCGGGCAGGGAGTGCCCCtcactgccagcctgcagctggccacCGGCCGCCCTCCGCGCCTCAGCCTCCCCCAGGACACCCTCAgcgccctgctggagcaggcccagggccaggccGCCCTCAACCTCACCATCACCAGCCTGACGGGCAGCAATTCCCCCCTGCAAGGCCAG gctccccagagcagctcGCTGACCGTGTCCGCCCTTTTCCCGTTCATCCCCCAG ctcagccggGCCCTCCCTGGCTCCCTGCCCCTGGAGCTGCGTGTCCGAGTAAGCAAGGAGCCAGTGGTGACTGTGAGGGATGGAAGAGCCACTGTCACCCTCAAAGCCACTATTGATGtcgccagccctgccctgcagaacCCCCAGGGGCTCCTGTTCTCCGTTGATGCG GACATCGTTCTGAGCATCACCCCATCAGTCTCTGATGGCAAACTGCAAACCTCCCTGGCTCTTGACAG CATCAACCTGACACGGCTCCCCGCCAGCCTTGACGCTCCCAGC GCCTCCATGCTGGCAGAATGGCTCAAGAAGGTCCTCACAGCTGTATATGTACCTTCTGTTCAAG ATGCTTTGCGTGTGTCGATCCCACTGCCCAACGTCCTCAACGCCAGCCTCAGGAATGCTGAAGTCGACATCACTGAT GTGGACGAGTTTTCTGGCCAGAACACTCTAGAAAAATCCTGCTCGAGAGGAACCTCCATGCTGTTCCCTTTCTGA
- the BPIFB2 gene encoding BPI fold-containing family B member 2, translated as MLRTLSLLLSLLVPAHTTRSPDCGGILSPSGLRYRKCRATPPLPAAGSDTFLSAGGTPNTGTTISCHCSAYPPHPLPIAGGQQGMEMGFSLSIRTQAPEALIKHLLCFTVAEVSKPHAESVLRRDLMAPPAPAPSPTSPSRNQIISVKVDKFSLTIIPDTGMRLSIEVDLGTSSAPSATKEMKLSIRADLHVDMNPEGNLELVTSDCKPTLEEVQSTEETGSKSSGSDVDKQIDIEKICLEVSRLLLLPNERLMSLAAPFPITPNCQVQYLPLAAPMYSEQGIIISLQTTFQVAGTVVPLPVSPVPFSMPEPASSSPSHLILAFSEHFYTSLFSALEESGALNVSLLSSLTTATLAERITQMGSLFQEDLPVVLQAVTRSSPHVVLEEDKAIVQLFLTAHIGAGSSPFQSFLSVNVDVTARLHLSVADTRMIISVAAVEDIELSLATSDVGPILAALLEELFLPTIREEVPAQINKVLRQGVFLPHIASFTYTDVNITIHKDYVLIPCNLQLEARAAEARTWE; from the exons ATGCTCCGcaccctgagcctcctcctGAGCCTGCTGGTGCCAGCTCACACCACCAGGTCACCCGACTGTGGGGGCATCCTCAGCCCCTCTGGACTGAGATACCGTAAGTGCAGAGCCACAcctcccctgccagcagcaggcagtgacaccttCCTCTCTGCTGGTGGAACACCAAACACTGGCACCACGATCTCCTGCCACTGCTCAGCTTACCCACCTCACCCCCTGCCCATTGCTGGGGGTCAGCAAGGGATGGAAATGGGTTTTAGTCTGTCCATCAGGACACAAGCTCCAGAGGCTCTCATAAAACATCTGCTGTGTTTCACAGTTGCTGAGGTTTCAAAGCCACACGCAGAGTCGGTCCTCAGGAGGGACCTCATGGCCccgccagccccagccccatctCCCACCTCTCCAAGTAG gaaccaAATTATCTCTGTCAAAGTTGACAAGTTTTCCCTGACCATTATCCCCGACACCGGGATGCGGCTGAGCATCGAGGTGGACCTTGGCACCTCATCTGCCCC CTCAGCCACCAAGGAGATGAAGCTGTCCATCCGGGCAGACCTCCACGTGGACATGAACCCCGAAGGGAACCTGGAGCTGGTGACCTCTGACTGCAAACCCACCCTGGAGGAGGTGCAGAGCACCGAGGAGACAGGCAG CAAGTCCTCGGGCTCTGATGTGGACAAGCAGATCGACATTGAAAAA ATTTGCCTGGAAGTCTCCAGACTGCTGCTTCTCCCAAACGAACGGCTGATGTCCCTGGCAG cTCCATTCCCCATCACACCAAACTGCCAAGTCCAGTACCTGCCCCTGGCTGCCCCCATGTACTCCGAGCAGGGAATCATCATCTCTTTGCAA acaACTTTCCAAGTGGCAGGGACAGTGGTCCCTCTGCCAGtcagccctgtgcctttcagcatGCCCGAGCCAGCgagctccagcccttcccacctCATCCTGGCCTTCTCTGAGCACTTCTACACCAGCTTATTCTCTGCCTTGGAAGAGTCTGGAGCCCTCAACGTGAGTCTGCTG AGCTCGCTGACCACGGCCACCTTGGCTGAGAGGATCACTCAG ATGGGCTCCCTCTTCCAAGAGGACCTTCCAGTGGTGCTCCAGGCTGTGACCCGGAGCTCCCCTCACGTGGTGCTGGAGGAAGACAAAGCCATCGTGCAGCTTTTCCTGACTGCCCACATCGGAGCGGGATCATCCCCCTTCCAGAGCTTCCTGAGTGTCAACGTG GATGTGACTGCCAGGCTCCACCTCAGCGTCGCCGACACCAGGATGATCATCTCTGTGGCAGCCGTAGA GGATATCGAGCTCAGCCTGGCCACCTCTGACGTGGGTCCTATACTG GCTGCCTTGCTGGAGGAGCTGTTCCTGCCCACGATCCGTGAGGAGGTGCCAGCCCAGATAAACA agGTCCTGAGACAAGGGGTTTTCCTGCCCCACATCGCCAGTTTCACCTACACCGATGTCAACATCACCATTCACAAG GATTATGTCTTGATCCCCTGCAACCTGCAGCTAGAggcaagggctgcagaggcaagAACCTGGGAGTGA